In Stomoxys calcitrans chromosome 2, idStoCalc2.1, whole genome shotgun sequence, the following proteins share a genomic window:
- the LOC106095768 gene encoding homeobox protein Hox-B1a, translating into MSDFSIEYILNRAGEKYDGTNGSLGVRQQQQQQQQHLEQQHDQLQQLQGNQQATFMDQIPVLDWLQYTRYHPPKLQRTLRQGPAKRTPGRLPRIPFTPTQLQALESAYKASNYLSAEDANKLADSLDLTNTRVKIWFQNRRARERRDRREKDESYDSTLSSNASSPEPDDVIDIV; encoded by the exons ATGAGTGATTTTAGCattgaatatattttaaatagaGCTGGTGAAAAATATGATGGTACCAATGGATCGTTAGGAGTG cgacaacaacaacagcaacagcagcagcatctTGAACAGCAACATGATCAGCTACAACAGTTGCAAGGCAATCAGCAGGCAACATTTATGGATCAAATACCAGTTTTAGATTGGTTACAATATACCCGCTATCATCCTCCCAAATTACAAA gaacTTTACGCCAAGGACCTGCCAAACGTACCCCCGGTCGCCTGCCCCGCATACCCTTTACCCCCACTCAATTGCAAGCTTTGGAAAGCGCCTACAAAGCTTCGAATTATTTGAGTGCCGAAGATGCCAACAAACTTGCCGACTCATTGGATTTAACCAATACTCGCGTCAAGATATGGTTTCAAAATCGCCGAGCCCGTGAGCGACGGGATCGTAGAGAAAAGGATGAATCCTATGATTCTACTCTATCATCGAATGCCTCCAGCCCTGAACCTGATGATGTTATTGATATTGTGTAA